The following proteins are encoded in a genomic region of Arcobacter suis CECT 7833:
- a CDS encoding ABC transporter permease codes for MKNSVFFNFLFLLLIKHKSKHIAIFIISILIVFMVSSVLFISNSLKKEIFSTLNNQSDFIIQKTNNGKIFDAPISWIDDFSSINGVKNVQQRVYGLYYFMPENVYFTIVGVDLFEENTNKNIKELLSVLNISNFLENDSMIIGNGIKKIFDKYHYFDSYDFKLLDKQSLNVKIFKDLPKEANLVANDLIIMDINLAKKILNIDEEYSTDIVLNVPNDLEKQNIKEQLILKHSNIRILQKESLKKEYENMFNYKGGIFLVLFIVVIFTFVLILYQRYSMISSSDKKEIGILKAVGWSIKDIIKLKIIENFIVGFMAFIIGVIIAYIFVFILNAPILKNIFIGFSNVQNDFILSANIEFTTIVTLFLFFIIPFLSAVLIPVWKIAVIDANESMK; via the coding sequence ATGAAAAATAGTGTGTTTTTTAATTTCTTATTTCTTTTACTAATCAAACATAAATCAAAACATATTGCAATTTTTATTATTTCTATTTTAATCGTATTTATGGTTTCTTCAGTACTTTTTATCTCAAACAGTTTAAAAAAAGAGATTTTTTCTACTTTAAATAATCAAAGTGATTTTATAATCCAGAAAACAAATAATGGGAAAATTTTTGATGCTCCAATATCATGGATTGATGATTTCTCTTCAATAAATGGTGTAAAAAATGTTCAACAAAGGGTTTATGGCTTATATTATTTTATGCCTGAAAATGTTTATTTCACAATTGTTGGTGTTGATTTATTTGAAGAAAATACAAACAAAAATATAAAAGAGCTTTTAAGTGTTCTAAATATCTCAAACTTTTTAGAAAATGATTCTATGATTATTGGAAATGGAATTAAAAAAATATTTGATAAATATCACTATTTTGATTCTTATGATTTTAAACTTTTAGATAAACAATCTTTAAATGTAAAAATATTCAAAGATTTACCCAAAGAAGCAAATTTAGTTGCAAATGATTTGATAATCATGGATATAAATCTTGCAAAAAAGATTTTAAATATAGATGAGGAATATTCAACTGATATAGTTTTAAATGTTCCAAATGATTTGGAAAAACAAAACATAAAAGAACAACTGATTTTAAAACACTCAAATATTAGAATTTTACAAAAAGAGAGTCTAAAAAAAGAGTATGAAAATATGTTCAACTACAAAGGTGGAATTTTTTTAGTTTTATTTATCGTAGTAATTTTTACATTTGTTTTGATTTTATACCAAAGATATTCCATGATTAGTTCAAGTGATAAAAAAGAGATTGGTATTTTAAAAGCTGTTGGTTGGAGTATAAAAGATATTATCAAACTAAAAATTATTGAAAATTTTATTGTGGGATTCATGGCTTTTATTATTGGAGTTATTATTGCTTATATTTTTGTGTTTATTTTAAATGCACCTATTTTAAAAAATATTTTTATTGGTTTTTCAAATGTTCAAAATGATTTTATTTTAAGTGCTAACATTGAATTTACAACAATAGTTACCCTATTTTTATTTTTTATAATTCCTTTTTTAAGTGCAGTTTTAATTCCCGTTTGGAAAATTGCAGTAATTGATGCAAATGAGAGTATGAAATGA
- a CDS encoding ABC transporter ATP-binding protein yields the protein MIKIENLNKIFNENTKREFHALKNINLEIKNSSCIILKGISGSGKSTLLSIIGTLLKPTSGSIVVENENIAKLPDLHASNFRAKKLGFIFQSYNLFDTLSVKDNVSIALIPLGFNQKQIDEMVLKALELANIQHKKDELVYNLSGGEKQRCAIARAIVNNPEIILCDEPTANLDYDNSLIFIESLKLLKSLNKTIIVATHDPIFDNLDFVDKIINIKNGTICE from the coding sequence ATGATAAAAATAGAAAACTTAAATAAAATCTTTAATGAAAATACAAAAAGAGAGTTTCACGCTTTAAAAAATATCAATTTGGAAATCAAAAACTCTTCATGTATTATTTTAAAAGGAATAAGTGGAAGTGGAAAATCTACGCTTTTATCTATTATTGGAACTTTATTAAAACCAACAAGTGGAAGTATAGTTGTTGAAAATGAAAATATTGCGAAACTTCCTGATTTACACGCCTCAAATTTTAGAGCAAAAAAACTTGGTTTTATTTTTCAATCATATAATTTATTCGATACTTTAAGTGTAAAAGATAATGTTTCAATTGCCTTAATTCCTCTTGGATTTAATCAAAAACAAATAGATGAAATGGTTTTAAAAGCTTTGGAATTAGCAAATATTCAACATAAAAAAGATGAGTTAGTTTATAATCTTTCAGGTGGGGAAAAACAAAGATGTGCAATTGCAAGGGCAATTGTAAACAATCCTGAAATTATTCTTTGTGATGAGCCAACTGCAAATTTGGATTATGATAATTCTCTTATTTTTATTGAGAGTTTAAAATTACTAAAAAGTCTAAATAAAACAATAATTGTTGCAACCCACGACCCAATATTCGATAATCTTGATTTTGTAGATAAAATAATAAATATAAAAAATGGAACAATTTGTGAGTGA
- a CDS encoding tRNA pseudouridine(13) synthase TruD: protein MIKRVYPKNDKTLNFKFVQNEEDFIVEEQPIKFSGAGSFLVLKIEKNNCDTWELIDRLAKFLNVFSNEIGYAGLKDKRATTTQYITIPKKYSKEIKLFKNKKIEIIDTFLHNEKLNIGDLEGNRFKINLHNVEVTDINHIQKIIKLIVKEGMPNYFGYQRFGKEVVDNLAKAKDVVYGEEIVKDKKLSKMLIAAYQSSFFNAWLVERLSLSNDEFKLLNGDIFFDLQNNKLFTPKAITANILNDFHNFKITPTGLLPGRKVFKAMGEAALIEQKYDDLYIQEKGYRREAMVFPRDISCKYDATKKVCSLDFILPKGSYATVLVEYLANKNFS from the coding sequence TTGATAAAAAGAGTTTATCCTAAGAATGATAAAACTTTAAATTTCAAATTTGTTCAAAATGAAGAGGATTTTATAGTTGAAGAACAACCTATAAAATTTTCTGGTGCAGGTAGTTTTTTAGTTTTAAAAATTGAAAAAAATAACTGCGATACCTGGGAATTAATCGATAGATTAGCAAAATTCCTAAATGTTTTTTCCAATGAGATTGGTTATGCTGGTCTTAAAGATAAACGAGCCACAACAACTCAATACATTACTATCCCTAAAAAATATTCTAAAGAAATAAAACTTTTTAAAAATAAAAAGATTGAAATTATAGATACTTTTTTACATAATGAAAAACTAAATATTGGTGATTTAGAAGGAAATAGATTTAAAATCAACCTTCATAATGTTGAAGTAACGGATATAAATCATATTCAAAAAATCATAAAACTTATAGTCAAAGAAGGAATGCCAAACTATTTTGGTTATCAAAGATTTGGAAAAGAAGTAGTTGATAATCTTGCAAAAGCAAAAGATGTAGTTTATGGTGAAGAGATAGTAAAAGATAAAAAGTTATCAAAAATGCTTATTGCTGCTTATCAAAGTAGTTTTTTTAATGCTTGGTTAGTTGAGCGATTAAGCTTATCAAATGATGAGTTTAAACTTTTAAATGGAGATATCTTTTTTGATTTGCAAAATAATAAATTATTTACTCCAAAGGCTATAACTGCAAATATATTAAATGATTTTCATAATTTTAAAATAACTCCAACTGGATTACTTCCAGGAAGAAAGGTTTTCAAAGCAATGGGTGAAGCTGCTTTAATTGAGCAAAAATATGATGATTTATATATTCAAGAAAAAGGTTATAGAAGAGAAGCTATGGTTTTCCCAAGAGATATAAGCTGTAAATATGATGCAACTAAAAAGGTGTGTAGTTTAGATTTCATTCTTCCTAAAGGCTCTTATGCAACAGTTTTAGTTGAATATTTAGCTAATAAGAATTTCTCTTAA
- the dksA gene encoding RNA polymerase-binding protein DksA: MPNKQQIDELKVILLERKENILSNINNSRANIDQLKEQEINDELDYAELVSDSFTEGMIANHQLDELRQIEESLKKIDAGTYGICDMCGVVIPLGRLKAKPFAKFCTECRTVYENEFIKRAKN, from the coding sequence ATGCCAAACAAACAGCAAATTGATGAGTTAAAAGTAATTTTACTTGAAAGAAAAGAAAATATTTTATCAAATATTAATAACAGTAGAGCAAATATTGATCAATTAAAAGAACAAGAAATTAATGATGAATTAGATTATGCTGAGTTAGTAAGTGATTCTTTTACAGAAGGAATGATAGCAAATCATCAACTTGATGAGTTAAGACAAATAGAAGAATCTCTTAAAAAAATAGATGCTGGAACTTATGGGATTTGTGATATGTGTGGAGTTGTTATTCCATTAGGAAGATTAAAAGCTAAACCATTTGCTAAGTTTTGTACAGAGTGTAGAACTGTTTATGAAAATGAATTTATAAAAAGAGCTAAGAATTGA
- a CDS encoding membrane lipoprotein lipid attachment site-containing protein: MKKILLGTAVALALLTGCTEEKKPATETPVAQEVKKDEVAPTTPATQEVKKDETTPVTATEEVKKDETAPVQTEEKKEETK; the protein is encoded by the coding sequence ATGAAAAAAATTTTATTAGGAACAGCTGTAGCATTAGCTTTATTAACAGGTTGTACAGAAGAGAAAAAACCAGCTACTGAAACTCCTGTAGCTCAAGAAGTAAAAAAAGATGAAGTTGCACCAACAACTCCAGCAACTCAAGAAGTAAAAAAAGATGAAACAACTCCTGTTACTGCTACAGAAGAAGTAAAAAAAGATGAAACTGCTCCAGTTCAAACTGAAGAGAAAAAAGAAGAAACTAAATAA